In bacterium, the DNA window CCTTTCACGTGGATCTCATCGCCGACTTTCAAGGGCTTGGAAAGCTTAATGATGCCGACAGATATCTTGCTGAAGTAATGGGTTATGACTCCGATTTCAACTTCTTTCATTATGCCACCTCCTCCCGATTTTTTATTTTACGCCTTTAAGCCGATTTTCTCAAGAAATGACTTTTGTTAAAAAAGACTTTATATAAAACCGATTTTCTTCTATAAATAATACATGCAGCCTATGATTAAAAAAATGTACCCGGTGCTTGAGCCTTACCTGGATTCTTTCCTGAAGGACCAGACAATACTCATAAAAAGCAGGATACAGCTGTTCACGCTGCTTACGATAATACTTTTTTTTATCGGCAATCTCTTAAGTTACATTTTTTATCCCTACGATTTCAGGACAGATGAAATTCCCATAATGGCCGTAGTCCTCATCAGCAGCGGTATCGTGCTTTTCCTGAACAAAAAAACAAAAACCATGAGGTCCGCGAAGCTCATAGCCATGCTGTTCACCGTTTTCCTGTTAATCAACATAACCAAGCTGCATATCATTTATTCAAATTATATAGAAATAGGCCCGGCTCTTTACATGTTCATGCTGTTTTTCGTCTCGTTCACCATCCCGTGGACAGCGCTTGACCTCATACCGATAACCTTCATGCACATGGCCGCTTATTCTATACTCCTGTTCCACCTTGAAAAGTATATGCCTGAAATCATGCGCGCGGTCAAAAGCCCGCAAATGCTTTTTGACGGCATAATCTTTCTCTTTCTCGGATTTGTCCTCTGCGCGGTGATAAGAAAAAAAGAAATCACAAGAGAAATCCAGAACTACATACTCCTGAAAGAAAATGAGATACAGAATATCCAGATGCAGAAAGAGCTCCAGCTCGCGAACAGGGTCCACAACACTCTTATACCCAAATCCATCAGCATGGAAAAGGCGGATATAG includes these proteins:
- a CDS encoding serine/threonine-protein phosphatase translates to MIKKMYPVLEPYLDSFLKDQTILIKSRIQLFTLLTIILFFIGNLLSYIFYPYDFRTDEIPIMAVVLISSGIVLFLNKKTKTMRSAKLIAMLFTVFLLINITKLHIIYSNYIEIGPALYMFMLFFVSFTIPWTALDLIPITFMHMAAYSILLFHLEKYMPEIMRAVKSPQMLFDGIIFLFLGFVLCAVIRKKEITREIQNYILLKENEIQNIQMQKELQLANRVHNTLIPKSISMEKADIAVTYIPMNYIGGDYAKFHFIDNDKIIFIICDVTGHGVSAALLVNRLHTEFERLAQEHKDPGILLKEMNDFIVKSFEGTDMFLSAFCCLLDFGKKTLSYSNYGHPPQYMYRISDSDITRLEPQATLMGIMIEDKEKIHESKVDFEPKDKILLFTDGVNETMDKDREEFGIARLEGFIKNNHRTGALLFNQKLIDQLKDFSGGNFRDDILLISIDVK